In Parasegetibacter sp. NRK P23, the genomic stretch AGGGAGCCGGTTTACAGGCAATGCTGTTCTCTGGGCAGGAATGGCTTTTTCCCAGGCATCTTCCAACCGCTCCCGCATAAACGCCGCCGCATCTTGCGCCCCTGACTTACGAATCGGGTACACATCATATATAATAGTAACTGAATTGTAAGATGGAACAGCATCCTGCAGTCCGGTAATGTGCTGCTGGCGCAACCACTCTGCCATGGTCACCATTTTCGCGTTCACCGGCAGGCTGATCTTATCCCCTGTTTGGAGCGTAAGGCTGTGATCTCCAAGGGAAAATATTTCGTACTCTTTACTCATATTGGGTTGGTGCCATGAATTTAAGACAATCTCCCGGCAGCAGATGCAATTTTTTATTTTCGGCGTTATACACTAAACTTGCATCGAAGCGAGGCATAATTCATCATTATAATTGAATATGGCAAAGAATTTACTGATCGTGGAGTCGCCGGCCAAAGCCAAAACCATCGAGAAGATCCTGGGAAAAGATTTCGAGGTGAAGAGTTGTTACGGGCATATCCGCGACTTGGAGAAAGATGATATGGGAATTGATATAGCCAATAATTATCAACCCCGTTACACCGTTCCTGATGAAAAGGAAAAGGTGGTGCGCGACCTGCGTCAGCTTGCCAAAAAAGCCGATGAGGTTTGGCTCGCATCGGATGAGGACCGGGAAGGAGAAAGTATATCCTGGCACCTTGCGGAAGTGCTGGGACTCGACCCGGCCACTACCAAACGCATCGTTTTCCACGAAATTACCGCACCCGCCATTAAAAAAGCGGTGAGCAACCCAAGACACATCAACCTTAACCTGGTGAATGCACAACAGGCCCGCCGTGTACTCGACAGGCTCGTGGGCTTCGAACTCAGTCCCGTACTCTGGCGCAAAGTAGGCATGCAACGCAGTCTCAGCGCCGGAAGGGTGCAAAGTGTTGCCGTAAGGCTCATCGTGGAAAGGGAACGTGAGATCAATAACTTCCTGCCCGAAAGCAGTTATAAAATAGAAGCTTTCTTCTCCGCCCTCAACATCAGCAGTAAAAAAGTAACCTTCAAAGCCGAAGGTCCTTCCAAACTGAATAATCCTGAAACCGCGGAAAAATTCCTCGAAAGCTGTAAAGGTGCGAATTACCGTGTATCAGACATCCAGGTGAAGCCCGCCAAACGTACGCCGGCTGCACCTTTCACCACTTCCACCCTTCAGCAGGAAGCCTCCAGGAAACTGGGATATGGGGTAAGCAGAACGATGTTGCTCGCGCAGAAACTGTACGAAAGCGGTAACATCACTTATATGCGTACGGACAGTATCAACCTGAGCGATACGGCCATGGAAGATATCAAGAACGAGATCAACCGTTCCTATGGCGGCAATTATTACCAGCCGAGGAAATACAAGAATAAAAATGAAAGCGCGCAGGAAGCGCACGAAGCCATCCGCCCCACCTACATGAGCAATCATACCGTAGATGATCCGGACGCCAAAAGATTATACGACCTGATCTGGAAAAGAACCATCGCCTCACAAATGAGTGACGCGGAATTCGAAAAAACCATCGCGAAAATTGACATCTCCACCAACCGGGAGCAACTTACCGCCACCGGTGAAGTGCTGAAGTTCGATGGTTTCCTCAAAGCTTATACCGAAGGAAAAGATGAGGAAGAAGAGGATACTGACGCTGAAGGCATGTTGCCACCGCTGGCCGTGAACCAGCAGCTCGACCTAGAGGAAATGACGGCCACTGAAAAATTCACCCGCCCTGCTCCGCGTTATACGGAAGCATCACTCGTAAAAAAACTGGAAGAACTCGGCATTGGACGCCCCTCCACTTATGCGCCCACGATCACCACGATCATGAAACGCAATTACGTGGAGAAACGCGATAAGGACGGGATCAAACGCGAAGTGCACATCATCCGCCTCGATAAGGGCAACCAACTTAAAAAGGAAGTTTCCATTGAAAATACCGGTGCTGAAAAAGGAAAATTGTTCCCCACCGACCTCGGTATGGTGGTCACCGATTTCCTGAAGCAACATTTCAAAAACGTGATGGACTACAACTTCACGGCCAAAATCGAGGAAGAATTTGATGAGATCGCTGATGGCAAACTGAAGTGGAATAAAATGATCGACAGCTTCTACCGGCCCTTCCACAGCGATATCGAGGTAACCCTTGAAACCGCTGAACGTGCCAAAGGAGAACGCGAACTCGGTATTGAACCCGAAACAGGCAAACGTGTGATCGCCAGGATGGGACGTTATGGGCCCATGGTACAGATCGGGGAAGCCACTGATGAAGAAAAACCACGCTTCGCCAAACTGAAAACGGACCAGAGCATTGAAACCATCTCCATGGAAGAAGCCATGGACCTGTTCAAACTCCCGCTCACCTTAGGGGAATACAAGGAAAAAGAAGTCTCAGTGAATGTAGGCAGGTTCGGCCCGTATGTGAAATGGGGCGAGGAATACATCTCCCTTCCAAAAGGAGAAGACCCGCTGACGGTAGACATTGACCGCGCCATTCATCTGATCGGCGAAAAAGAACTTGCGGACGCCCCGATAGCCATGTACGAGGGCAAACCCGTTACCAAAGGCAAGGGAAGGTTCGGGCCATTCATCAAGTGGAACGATCTTTTCATCAACATACCCAGGGCATACAATTTCGACCAGCTTACACAGGCGGATTGCCGGGAACTGATCGAAAAGAAACTGGATAAAGAGGCGAACAGGTACATACAACAGTGGCCATCGGAGAAGATATCGATTGAGAACGGAAGATGGGGCCCCTTTGTACGCTTCGGTAAAAAGATGCTTAAATTGGGTAGAAAAGCGGATAATACGAAATACACCGCTGAAGAAGCCGCGGAGATCAGCCTGGAAGAAGTTAAAAAGATGATTGAAGCTGAATTGCCGGATGCTTTTACCAAAAAGGCCCCTGCCAAAAAAGCGGCCCCGAAGAAAGCAGCCGCGAAAAAAACAGCTCCTAAAAAGGCCGCACCCAAAAAGAAGGCCTAAACGTTTACAGCGCGCATGAATGAAACGAAAGAAATATCGGCCCTTTTTCATTTGATAGACGACCCCGATGAAGAAGTTTTCAGTACGGTGGCGAACAGGATCGTGGGCTATGGAAAACCTATCATTCCGAACCTGGAGCACCTTTGGGAAAATACCCCCCAGGAAGCGGTACAATTACGTATTGAACTGCTGATCCACCGGCTGCATTATAAGGACCTCCTGGCCGATTTCACACAATGGGCATCCATGAAGGAACCCGACCTGCTTTCCGGTGCCATACTGGTCGCGCGTTTTCAGTACCCGGATCTTGTTGTGAGCCAGGTATTGCAGGAAGTGGAAAAACTACGCCGAAACGTATGGCTCGAACTCAATACCTACCTCACTTCACTGGAACAGGCCAATGTACTGGGCACTATCCTGTACAATTATTTTAACCTGAAAGGACTGGAAACGTCCTATCAGCAACCCAACGATTTCCTCATCAACAAGGTACTGGATGCCAAAAAAGGCAACCCGGTGGGCAACGGAATACTGTATCTCATCCTTTGCGAAATGCTGGAGGTGTCCATTAAAGTGATCAATATCCCCCGCCAGTTTATTCTCGCCTATTTCGATTCAGAATTTGATTTTGAAGAAATGCGGCAGGAGCCTGAAGATAAAATTCAGTTCTACATCGACCCCATGAACGGGCATGTATATACGCAACAGGATATAGAAACCTATTTTAAACGGATATCCGTTCCGCCCACTGTTTCTTACTTCAAGCCCTTCAGCAACAAAAGGGTGATCCAGCACCTGCTGGAAGAACTCGCCAAATGCTTCGAGGACGAGAAGAATCTGTATAAGAAAGAAGAGTTGCTGCAACTCGCCAATATCGTTCACCCGTAATGACCATTCAAAGTTCCGGCTGGCAAACCGATGCACTGGTAACGATTCCCGAATCGTTGCTGCTCTCTTATGCCTGGTATTGCTTTGCCAGTGCCCATACAGACTTTACTCCTCATTTTTTAACCGGCGGGATCATACTTTCATGCTTCGTGGCGCTGCTGATGAGCGCGGGCGCATGGCTGGCCTGGAAAAAAGAAATCCGGGAAAGTGAGGCTGCACGTGAGACACAACTCATGCGCGCACTGGATATGGAGGAAAACATCCTCCACGAAGCCGTGAAGGACCATGAGCTGGATCAGCTAAAGTGGAACGAGATGATCCGTGAAAACATCGGGGCCACACCGTTAAAACACCGTTCCATCGTACCTATACTCCTTCGTACATTTGTATTCGCGTTACTCGCCTGTTGTTCCCTTCCATTGCTGCATGCTTCCGGATGGATTCAGCATGCCTGGCAATTGCACGCCGTGGCAGCCGCACTGCTGCCTGTTGTGGGCGCATGGAAGTTCGGTATTACAGGAAGGAAACCCTGGCCCGGTGCATTGCGGATGCTGGCCAATGGTGCGGTTATATATATAGTCGTGAAAATATTGTTTGCGATTACGGGATGAGATCAAATGGAACAGTTTAAATCGTTAGCCTTTCATACAAACTATTTGTTTAAATGAAAGGCTGCGAAAATATACTCCTACCCTTTTTTCTCTACTGGTAATTTCATAGCCGGGAACAAGGATGCGATCAGCATACCCGCTGATGCCACCTGCGCAAGGATGATGCCCAGTTTCAGTTCGGGACATTCGCCCGCGTAACAAACATTCATGATCAGCAGGTTGCGGATGCTCCAGGCCAGGTTGGCGCCACAGAAAAAGAAGTTGTACCGTTTTGCCCAAACTTTCGGGATCAGGAAGAATGCGATCGCCGCCACGGTAAAAACGAGGTTCATGTAAGCCGGTCTGCCGAAATTGGTGCCTTCCGCATGCAAACCTGTTACCGTGATGTCCTTGGATTCGATATAAATCCATGGAAGAAAAACGGAAACGATCATCAGCAACGATGCCACAAGGCCTGTTTGGGTGGAATACTTCATCCGGGAAATTTTCGCAAAAATAAGGTATTCGCCCGCTTCGGAAACTATTCTTTACCCGGCATTTATTCCAGGATCAGTTCAATCACCGGAACCTCTACGCCTGGTTTAACAACAGGCAGTTGGAGCACCACATCCCCCGCATTACCTGTTTCCGTGGTATGGCTCCCTGAAGCAGCGGGTGAGCTGAACCTGATCTCTGAACCATCGTGCAGAAACTGGGCATAACGGAATTTACCCTTATACCCGGGCAGGTGCAGCGATTTAAAGGGCCATTGCAACACATGGATATAGAGTCTTTTGGTGGTGGCGTTGTAGGTAAGCAGGCAGTTTGGGGGTTTGCTGAAAGTGGCGGGCGCTTCCGTGCAACCATAGATCGAACGGTTGTTGTAACGCATCCATTTTCCAATACCTTCCAGTCTTTCAGTGGCACGTTCATCAAAATTGCCCCTTGCTGTTGGTCCGACGTTCAGCAACAGGTTGCCCCCCTTGCTCACCGTTTCGATCAACATCAAGATGAGTTGGTTCACGGACTTCCAGGTGTTTTCATCTCGGTGATACCCCCAGGATCCGGAAAAAGTCTGGCAGGTTTCCCAGGGTACTTTCTTTCCATTCACCTTTACCCATTCAGAAGGTATGAATTGTTCCGGGGTTTTATAATCCCAGCCCCAATCGGTATCGTTCAGGTCCAGCCTGTCGTTTACGATGATCTGCGGCTGGAGCTGGCGCACCAGTTTCAGGAGGTTTTCCGAATCCCATTCGTTCCGCCCTTTTCCGTTGTAGGAGAAGTCCAGGAACAGTTCATCTATTTTTCCGTACTGCGTCAGCAACTCACGGAGCTGGTCCTTCATGTATTGCTGGTATACCTTCATATCGCGCTTCGTATTTTCTTCCGCCCTTTTCGCAGGATCTGCAGGCGTGGGAGGGTGACTTCCATCCAGACTGAAATGGGGATGATTCCAATCGATGAGAGAATAATAAAAGCCGATGCGGATCCCTTCCGCACGAAAAGCTTCCACCATAGGTTTGATCAGGTCTTTGCCATAAGGCGTATTGGTGATTTTGTATTCCGTGAACTTTGTATCCCAGAGGCAAAAACCTTCGTGGTGCTTGGTAGTGATCACCATATATTTCATACCGGCTAATTTTGCCTGCCGCGCCCATTCTTTCGGATCGAACATATCTGGATTGAACAGGGAGAAATATTTGCGGTAATTTTCTGGCGATATTTTTTCATAGTGTTGTACCCATTCGTGGCGCGCCGGCATGGCATAAAGTCCCCAGTGAATAAAGAGTCCGAATCTATCGTTCGTCCACCAGGCCATTCTTTTTTCTTTCTGTTCCGGTGTTTCTTTTGCCCAGGCAGGCCGTTGCTGCGCGAAAGTTCCTTTGAGCAGACAAATCACTACAAGGGAAGCGAACATTCTTTTAACGATGGAAGGCATCATGGCAAATCGTTTTATCCCTACAAATGTACTGGTTGCGTCAGGCAGCCGTTGGCCGGAATTGGCTGAATTATAAAGTATTTTGGCCGGACATGCCACGCAAACCTTTGCGTAAATTTCCGCCACTGTTAAGATTTATTTAACACTATTTGAACGCAAGCCGCACTAAAAACACGGGAAACGAACGCAAGTTTCATCATGTATTGCCGTCTTAACCTCTGTTCCTGACGGAACAACCAGGCTCATTAACCACCACATACCCAATCGCTCATGAATAAACGCATCAGCACCTTACTGATCGTTGTGTTAGTAACCTTTGCCAAATCTTCACTTTTCGCGCAAACCAAGGGGGATATCCGCGGCGTTGTGATCAGCGCTGAAACGGGTAAACCCCTTGAGAACGCGACCATTAACGTGCTTCTTCAGAAAGACTCTTCCACGGTTGGCTATAAGATCACTGATAAAAAAGGGGAATTTTCTATTGCCAACCTCAATTATGGCGCTTATGTTCTGAGCCTCACCTTTATAGGCCATGAATACAAAGAGGTACCCTTCGTGCTGGACAAAAAATCCCTTTTGCTTGATACCGTTACCCTTATGAACTCCGCGGCCACCCTGGATGAAGTAGTGGTGAGCTTCAAAAAGCCGCCGATGGTGGTGAAAGAAGATACCATTGAATTCAACGCCGATTCCTATAAGGTAAAACCAGAGGCCCTTGCGGAAGATTTGCTCAAAAAACTTCCAGGGATTGAAGTGGACCGCGATGGCAACATCACGGCGAACGGTCAGCAGATTACCCAGGTTTATGTGGATGGGAAACCTTTCTTCGGCGGAGATTTCAAGATGGCCACGCAAAACCTGCCCGCGAACATCCTCGATAAAATACAGGTGGTAGATAAAAAAACAGACAAGGCACGTTTCACCAAAGTGGACGATGGCCAAAGGGAAAAGATCATCAACATCACCATTAAAAAAGACAAACGCTTCGGCTATTTCGGGAGAGGAAACGCCGGATACGGTACTGATGACCGTTACAATGGCCGCGTTACGTTTAACCGCTTCAAAGGCGACAGGCAGATTTCCGTTTTCGGCTCCGCGGGCAACATCAACGCAGGTGGCCGTGGGGACGACCAGCGTGCCAGCAACGGACTAAATACCAACCAGAGAATGGGTATTAACTACAGGAACAATTATGATAAGAAACTGGACATCGCTTCGTCGGTTTCTTACGGCAACAATGAGTCCATTACCGCCAACGACATCAAAAGACAAAACGTTCAAACCAACCCCGTACTCATTAACGATGAACGGCAAAGAGGGGAAAGAAACAATAAAAGCTTCAACTGGAACGCCGATATGGAATACAAACCGGATTCCATGACGGAAGTAAGAGGAAAAATCAATGCCACTTACGGTGATAACAACAATATACAGCGCAACGCCATTTACCTTCTCCGCGGTTTTACCGATACTTCCAGCGCGGGTTACCGGAATAACTTCAGCAATGGCAATACCCTGAACTTCTCCGGAGAACTGAACATCATGCACCGCTTCAAAAAAGAAAGAAGAAGCATGACCTTCGGCCTGACCTCCAATAACGGTTTCAGCAACAATGAATCTATTGTTAATTATTTCAACGAAGGCACTGATGTGAACGGAAATCCGTTTACAGAACGGCGGGACCAACTTACCAACAACGATTCCAGGAACAACCGCATCAATTTGTCGTTCTCTTATACAGAGCCGATCTTCAAATCCAATCTTATTGAGTTTACCTATGGCTACAACTGGAGCGTAAACAACAGTGACCGTGAAACATTTGACGCGGACAATGGCAAATACGATCAGCTGAACGACTCGCTCACCAACAGGTTCGTAAACAGAAGCAATAATCAACGTGCGGGATTGAAGTTCGTGGGCATAGGAAAATTCTACAATTACAATTTTGGCGTAGATATGCAGGATATCCTTCAGCGAAACAACAACATCACGAAGGACTCCCTCGTAAAACAGGATTTCACCAATTTCCTGCCGTCGGCCGGCATCACCTTCTTCAATAAGAAAGGTCGTAATATAAACCTGTTTTATAACGGAGAGGTGCGCCAGCCCACCCTTCAGCAACTGCAACCTGTTCCCGATGCCAGTGATCCATTGTACCAGTTCAGTGGGAATCCCGATCTGAAAAATGAATTCACGAACAACTTCAATTACAAGTATGATGAAGTGATCAGAAATTCAGAAATCAACATCAATTTCGCAGGAAGTTATAGTACCACCCGCGATAAGATTATCAACAATACTGTTGTTGACCGAAGTACCGGTAAACGTTTCGTAACGCCAGTAAACGTAAACGGTGTTTGGCAAACAGGGGCTAATCTGGGCTACGGCATGCCCATCGTCAAAAAAGTACTCCGTTATTCACTCAGCTTCGGCACAAACTATAATAACGGCGTATCCTTCGTGGAAAACAAGCAGAATAAACTGACCAACTTCAATTACAATATCGGCGGAAGACTGAACGCGGATGTAGGTGAATGGCTTGAATTCTCTTACAGCACACGTTTCAACCGAAACAGCGTAAAATATTCACTGCAATCAAACCTTAATACGGTTTTCTATACCAATACCCACAGCTTCGATATTTCCGTTGAAGCGCCTGGTGGCATCGAACTGAAATCCGGTTTCGATATTCGCGAAAACAGGGGGAATACCGCGCAGTTCAACCAAACCGTTTCCCTTCTGAACGCAGAACTGGTGAAGCACCTTATGAAAAGAAGAATGCAGATTTCCATCCAGGGATTTGACCTGCTGAACCAGAACCAGAACATCAACCGGACAGTTACCCCTGAATTCATCCTCGACGAGGTTAGGAACACACTCACCCGCTATTTCATGCTGAACATCGCTTACCGTTTTGGTAAGTTCGGCGGCGGTGGTGGTGGCAGAGGTCCGGGCGGACCAGGTGGCGGGCCACGTGGCGGTGGTGGTGGTTTCGGTGGCGGACGAGGGATGAGAATGTAATGTACCCGGTTATGGCTGCGGGAAAAACTTCAGTTCCAGCAACGAAACGGTGCTTTCTTTGATCTTAAAACGCTCATCAATCCGGTAACCGATTACCCAGGCAATACGGCCCGCGGTTTCCACTACATATACCCGCTCCTTTTGATGCACCGGCATTTTAAGATCAATAAGGAACCGGCTGATCTTCTTTTTTTTCTTCATCCCCAAGGGGTAAAAATAATCTCCGGTTTTCCAGGGACGAACAATGAGGGGATACCTGATTTCATTCTCATTCAACTGCGCAACAGTTGCTTCCAGCTGCGGTTGCCAGTTATCAGCTTTGCTCCTGGTTTCTATAGATAGTGTTCCCACGGCAAAATCTACCTGCCGCACCCCTTCTTCCACCACAACCATACCTTCGGGGCGCAATTTAACTTCAGTAATCACCAACCAGTTCCGGTGCCGGATGATCCTGTGACTGGCAGACTGCACCTGCCTGCCCGATTGCGCAGCCAGTAAACGCAGTACCTCAGGCACCTGTGCCGCCGAAAAACCATAAGGTTTCAGTAATTCATACGTAATGGTGTGCAACCCCGGCTGCTTTGCCAGGAGCAACACCGGGATACCTTTGGGTTGAATAAGTTTCTTCCGGAGTTTTTCAATGTAAGCTGAATACAGTTCATGCGTATCCCTGAAGCGATGGATATTCTCCAGTAAGTTCTGTTCCACCTGCGGATATACTTCTCTCAATAAAGGAAGTACCGCATGACGAAAATAGTTCCTCGTATATTTATCAGACAGGTTGGAAGAATCTTCTACATAACTGATATTGTTTGCCTTTGCGTATTCGAGGAGTTCGGATTTCCGGGCAAAAAGTAACGGACGAACAAGTTTGTTTTGCCGTGGCTCCATGCCACAAAGTCCGTTCAACCCGGTTCCCCGGAAGAACTGCATCAGCAGCGTTTCAATGTTATCATCCGCATGGTGCGCGGTGAGTATGATATCTGCCACCTGTTCTGTTCCCTGCGCGATAAGCGTGTTGAACCAGCCATAACGCAGGTCACGTGCCAGTTCCTGGATACCTTTTCCAGCTGTTTCGGCAAGTTGAACGGTGTCAAAATGCCGCACCAGCAATGGAACCCCGAGTTCATCAGCCAAAGTGCGCACAAATGCTTCATCGCGTTTGCTTTCTTCGCCACGCAATTGAAAATTACAATGCGCAAGCGTAACCAGGTAACCGGCTTCCACACAAAAACGGGCAAGCAATACCGAATCCACTCCTCCACTAACGGCAACGAGCAGCCGTTCGTTGGGGTGAATGATTTTTTTCTCCTTGATGTATTGTCTGAATGCTGAAAGCATGAAATAATTTTGAATGATGAATGTTGGATGTTGAATTATGAATGGAGGGGCAACGTAAAAGCCATTGCGTTTGCGGTCCCATAAACCACAAAACAGCCATCACTCCTCATCCATCATTCAAAATTCATCATCCAAAATCCCTATTGTGCTTTCTTCACTTCTTTTGCCCACGCATCTTTCAGCGTAACGGTACGGTTAAACACAAGTTTTTCGGGCGTACTGTCCGTATCCAGGCAGAAATAGCCTTTCCGGATAAACTGGTAGGCTTGACCGTTATCAGCGTCCAGCAAAGCGGGTTCAATGTAAGCGTCCGTTACCACTTGCAGACTATCCGGATTGATGTACTCCTTGAAATCACCCTCTTCTGAAGCGGGATTTTCCACTTTGAACAGGCGGTCGTACAAACGCACTTCCGCTTTGGCCGCGTGTTGCACGCTTACCCAATGGATCGTGCCCTTTACGTTGATGCCGCTGGTATCGGCACCGCTTTTACTTTCGGGAATATAAGTACAGTGAATTTCAGTAATGTTACCTGCCTCATCCTTTTTGAAATCCTCACATTTTACGATGTAAGCGTGCTTCAAACGGGCCATCAGTCCTGGTCCGAGGCGGAAGAACTTCTTGGGAGGGTGCTCCATAAAATCTTCTCTTTCGATCCAGAGCTCACGGGTGAAAGGAATGGTACGGGAGCCGCCGCCGTTTTCCGCTTCCGGGTTATTCTCTCCTTCCAGTTCCTCTACCTGCCCTTCGGGATAATTGGTGATCACCATTTTAATGGGATCCAGTACGGCCATCCTGCGGAGCGCGGTTTTGTTGAGTTCTTCCCGGATGCAGAATTCGAGCAGACTCATATCAATCACGTTCTCTCTTTTCTGAATACCGATTTTATCGCAGAAAGTACGGATGCTGGAAGGGGTATAGCCTCTCCTTCTGAAACCGGATATCGTGGGCATCCGGGGATCGTTCCAGCCCGAAACGTGCTTTTCGTTCACCAGTTGCAGCAGTTTGCGCTTACTCATTACCGTGTAGGTGAGGTTAAGCCGTGCGAATTCAAACTGCCGGGAAGGAAATATTTCCAGTTGTTCAATGAACCAGTCGTAGAGCGGACGGTGCGGAATAAATTCCAGCGTACAGATAGAGTGCGTAATATTTTCGATACTGTCGCTTTGTCCGTGTGCGAAATCGTACATTGGGTAAACGCACCATTTATCGCCGGTACGGTGGTGGTGCGCGTGTTTGATGCGGTAGATAATCGGATCCCTGAAGTGCATGTTGGGAGAAGCGAGGTCGATCTTCGCGCGGAGCACTTTGGCGCCGTCGGCGAATTCCCCGTTCTTCATGCGGGTGAACAGGTCGAGGTTCTCTTCTATTGTTCTGCTGCGGTAAGGCGTGGGTATACCGGGTTCAGTGGGTGTTCCTTTACCTGCGGCGATTTGTTCGGGCGTGCTGTCGTCCACATAAGCGAGTCCTTTCTGAATAAGGGCCACGGCGAACGCATAAAGCTGATCGAAATAATCGGAGGCGTACAATTCATTTTCCCATTCAAAACCGAGCCATCTCACATCTTCCTTGATACTGTCCACATATTCGGTGTCTTCGGTAACCGGGTTGGTATCATCGAAACGGAGGTTGGTTTTTCCTCCGTATTTGGCCGCGATGCCGAAATTGAGGCAGATGCTTTTGGCGTGGCCTATATGCAGGTATCCGTTGGGCTCCGGCGGAAAGCGGGTTTGAACGCGGCCGCCATGCTTACCGGAACGGATGTCTTCTTCAATAATTTCTTCCAGGAAATTCAATGTTTTTTTCTCTTCGCTCATCTAAGGAAACTTTATAAGTTGTGGCAAATGTACGGGAATGTTAATATACGAGGTCTTCCCAGGCCGCCTGCAGCTCGTTGTACGCGTGCTGATCGCCTGCGGCTTTGGCCTGTTCCATTCCTTTTTCGTACCACTGCACGGCGGCTTCCGTGGCGCCGGTCCTTTCCAGCAATTTTCCGAGGTGGTAATAAGAGCCGATGTACCCGGGTTCGCGCGTGAGAATTGCTTCAAACAATTCTTTCGCAGCGGACTCATCGCCCAGTTTAATGTATTCCAGCGCAAGCGCGTGTTGCAGGAACGAATCGGTGGGATTCTGTTCTAAAAATGCTTTCAATTTCACAATCCTGTCCAT encodes the following:
- the topA gene encoding type I DNA topoisomerase; protein product: MAKNLLIVESPAKAKTIEKILGKDFEVKSCYGHIRDLEKDDMGIDIANNYQPRYTVPDEKEKVVRDLRQLAKKADEVWLASDEDREGESISWHLAEVLGLDPATTKRIVFHEITAPAIKKAVSNPRHINLNLVNAQQARRVLDRLVGFELSPVLWRKVGMQRSLSAGRVQSVAVRLIVEREREINNFLPESSYKIEAFFSALNISSKKVTFKAEGPSKLNNPETAEKFLESCKGANYRVSDIQVKPAKRTPAAPFTTSTLQQEASRKLGYGVSRTMLLAQKLYESGNITYMRTDSINLSDTAMEDIKNEINRSYGGNYYQPRKYKNKNESAQEAHEAIRPTYMSNHTVDDPDAKRLYDLIWKRTIASQMSDAEFEKTIAKIDISTNREQLTATGEVLKFDGFLKAYTEGKDEEEEDTDAEGMLPPLAVNQQLDLEEMTATEKFTRPAPRYTEASLVKKLEELGIGRPSTYAPTITTIMKRNYVEKRDKDGIKREVHIIRLDKGNQLKKEVSIENTGAEKGKLFPTDLGMVVTDFLKQHFKNVMDYNFTAKIEEEFDEIADGKLKWNKMIDSFYRPFHSDIEVTLETAERAKGERELGIEPETGKRVIARMGRYGPMVQIGEATDEEKPRFAKLKTDQSIETISMEEAMDLFKLPLTLGEYKEKEVSVNVGRFGPYVKWGEEYISLPKGEDPLTVDIDRAIHLIGEKELADAPIAMYEGKPVTKGKGRFGPFIKWNDLFINIPRAYNFDQLTQADCRELIEKKLDKEANRYIQQWPSEKISIENGRWGPFVRFGKKMLKLGRKADNTKYTAEEAAEISLEEVKKMIEAELPDAFTKKAPAKKAAPKKAAAKKTAPKKAAPKKKA
- a CDS encoding transglutaminase-like domain-containing protein, with the protein product MNETKEISALFHLIDDPDEEVFSTVANRIVGYGKPIIPNLEHLWENTPQEAVQLRIELLIHRLHYKDLLADFTQWASMKEPDLLSGAILVARFQYPDLVVSQVLQEVEKLRRNVWLELNTYLTSLEQANVLGTILYNYFNLKGLETSYQQPNDFLINKVLDAKKGNPVGNGILYLILCEMLEVSIKVINIPRQFILAYFDSEFDFEEMRQEPEDKIQFYIDPMNGHVYTQQDIETYFKRISVPPTVSYFKPFSNKRVIQHLLEELAKCFEDEKNLYKKEELLQLANIVHP
- a CDS encoding alpha-L-fucosidase, with the translated sequence MMPSIVKRMFASLVVICLLKGTFAQQRPAWAKETPEQKEKRMAWWTNDRFGLFIHWGLYAMPARHEWVQHYEKISPENYRKYFSLFNPDMFDPKEWARQAKLAGMKYMVITTKHHEGFCLWDTKFTEYKITNTPYGKDLIKPMVEAFRAEGIRIGFYYSLIDWNHPHFSLDGSHPPTPADPAKRAEENTKRDMKVYQQYMKDQLRELLTQYGKIDELFLDFSYNGKGRNEWDSENLLKLVRQLQPQIIVNDRLDLNDTDWGWDYKTPEQFIPSEWVKVNGKKVPWETCQTFSGSWGYHRDENTWKSVNQLILMLIETVSKGGNLLLNVGPTARGNFDERATERLEGIGKWMRYNNRSIYGCTEAPATFSKPPNCLLTYNATTKRLYIHVLQWPFKSLHLPGYKGKFRYAQFLHDGSEIRFSSPAASGSHTTETGNAGDVVLQLPVVKPGVEVPVIELILE
- a CDS encoding TonB-dependent receptor; protein product: MNKRISTLLIVVLVTFAKSSLFAQTKGDIRGVVISAETGKPLENATINVLLQKDSSTVGYKITDKKGEFSIANLNYGAYVLSLTFIGHEYKEVPFVLDKKSLLLDTVTLMNSAATLDEVVVSFKKPPMVVKEDTIEFNADSYKVKPEALAEDLLKKLPGIEVDRDGNITANGQQITQVYVDGKPFFGGDFKMATQNLPANILDKIQVVDKKTDKARFTKVDDGQREKIINITIKKDKRFGYFGRGNAGYGTDDRYNGRVTFNRFKGDRQISVFGSAGNINAGGRGDDQRASNGLNTNQRMGINYRNNYDKKLDIASSVSYGNNESITANDIKRQNVQTNPVLINDERQRGERNNKSFNWNADMEYKPDSMTEVRGKINATYGDNNNIQRNAIYLLRGFTDTSSAGYRNNFSNGNTLNFSGELNIMHRFKKERRSMTFGLTSNNGFSNNESIVNYFNEGTDVNGNPFTERRDQLTNNDSRNNRINLSFSYTEPIFKSNLIEFTYGYNWSVNNSDRETFDADNGKYDQLNDSLTNRFVNRSNNQRAGLKFVGIGKFYNYNFGVDMQDILQRNNNITKDSLVKQDFTNFLPSAGITFFNKKGRNINLFYNGEVRQPTLQQLQPVPDASDPLYQFSGNPDLKNEFTNNFNYKYDEVIRNSEININFAGSYSTTRDKIINNTVVDRSTGKRFVTPVNVNGVWQTGANLGYGMPIVKKVLRYSLSFGTNYNNGVSFVENKQNKLTNFNYNIGGRLNADVGEWLEFSYSTRFNRNSVKYSLQSNLNTVFYTNTHSFDISVEAPGGIELKSGFDIRENRGNTAQFNQTVSLLNAELVKHLMKRRMQISIQGFDLLNQNQNINRTVTPEFILDEVRNTLTRYFMLNIAYRFGKFGGGGGGRGPGGPGGGPRGGGGGFGGGRGMRM